Proteins co-encoded in one Sporosarcina sp. FSL K6-1522 genomic window:
- a CDS encoding MazG-like family protein gives MEKLVERVEQWSIDKGLDKAESSKQYLKVGEESGEVAAALARNDKDALRDGIGDVVVTLIILAQQNGMTLEECLQQAYDEIKGRTGQMVDGVFVKSEDLIKN, from the coding sequence TTGGAAAAACTAGTTGAACGAGTAGAACAATGGTCAATCGATAAAGGCTTGGACAAGGCTGAATCTAGCAAACAGTACTTAAAAGTTGGGGAAGAAAGCGGTGAGGTAGCAGCGGCGTTAGCGAGAAATGACAAGGATGCTCTTCGTGATGGCATTGGGGATGTGGTTGTAACACTAATCATTTTAGCGCAACAAAACGGAATGACGTTGGAAGAGTGCCTACAGCAAGCGTACGACGAGATTAAGGGGCGTACGGGTCAGATGGTGGATGGTGTTTTTGTGAAATCGGAGGATTTGATTAAAAACTGA
- a CDS encoding pilus assembly protein PilO, with amino-acid sequence MTKWMNSGNGIYLVQAMRVKSKAELKVEMDALELQIQEAERYWAERKGLTA; translated from the coding sequence ATGACTAAATGGATGAACAGTGGTAACGGAATCTACTTGGTACAAGCTATGCGGGTTAAGAGCAAAGCAGAACTGAAAGTCGAGATGGATGCGTTGGAATTGCAGATACAGGAGGCCGAGCGGTATTGGGCTGAGAGGAAGGGGCTGACGGCGTGA
- a CDS encoding DUF1064 domain-containing protein: protein MRNAQRVSNRQRAPKQSREFISKTITLDGINFDSKTEGLYYMHLKKDQFIKQIEVQPEFQIIEPYKVSCKRCYGLGNRPSPKTGNPIKCTLCRGKGERWKSGAIYTADFRVTYFDGFVEVIDIKGGPVTRDFPLRRKLFEMKTGMELIVVRLKNKEWVRE from the coding sequence TTGAGGAATGCGCAAAGGGTTTCAAACAGACAGAGGGCACCGAAACAATCAAGGGAGTTTATCTCGAAAACTATTACCCTGGACGGAATAAATTTTGATTCAAAAACAGAGGGACTTTATTATATGCACCTTAAAAAAGATCAGTTTATCAAGCAAATTGAGGTGCAACCAGAGTTTCAAATAATCGAACCTTATAAGGTTTCCTGCAAGCGTTGCTATGGCTTAGGTAATCGTCCAAGTCCTAAGACTGGTAATCCTATCAAATGTACTTTATGTCGGGGGAAAGGTGAGCGATGGAAGTCAGGGGCTATTTATACGGCGGACTTTCGAGTAACTTACTTTGATGGATTCGTTGAGGTGATCGACATTAAGGGAGGGCCTGTTACAAGGGATTTTCCCCTCCGGAGGAAATTATTCGAAATGAAAACGGGCATGGAACTGATCGTAGTTCGTTTGAAAAACAAGGAATGGGTGCGGGAATAA
- a CDS encoding DUF6011 domain-containing protein, with translation MTCGRCGRKLKTQKSIDDGYGPVCKVKQAIEDAEFERIQITLEEVVESEVAV, from the coding sequence ATGACATGCGGACGATGTGGCAGGAAGCTGAAAACGCAGAAGTCGATTGATGATGGATATGGGCCGGTTTGCAAGGTAAAGCAGGCTATCGAAGATGCGGAGTTTGAAAGGATTCAAATCACGCTTGAAGAGGTTGTTGAGTCGGAGGTGGCAGTTTGA